The nucleotide sequence AAGATAAGGCAGATGCGAGATATACttaaaggacattcaaacccattaCTAGAGAAAAACTcacaataccatggcaaaaaacgAATAAAAATCATTAGACATATAACAGTGTATAGAACAGAACTTAGAAATCCAAGGACAGAGCACCACAAACGTCACAAAACAAAACCACTGTAGATATCTACAAGTGTTGAACTTCAAAACGTGTACCATCACACTATTTTCTATATATCTAAGTTGAAACGAAAGGTTTAATTCTGTCTAACACGAAACCAATGAAATTCTATTTCCTAAAAGAGGATCAGATCCGATCAGCTGACAAGGGCAGGCGATATAATTTATATATGTGTACAAAAATGTCCCACTTATAAGAAATTAAATTAAGTACCTGTTTTGGAATTCGATATCCACCTAATACGAGATCATGTTCTAATATTCTCTGAGCTCCAATGAAAACTGGAAACCTTTTTCTGCAAACAAGACAGTTAAACAAATATTACTCATTAAttctatttaaaacaatatttaaaataagtcATTATTTCTATATGAAACTTgctaaatttaagaaaatttgatGAAATGTACACACATAGTGACAGCatatttaacttatatttgtGATATTtccccaaaaattaaaaaaaatcaagaaatacgATATGTATCACATGACGATATTTATGATAAACGCGTATCAATATCATTCGACAATCTTTGGTAAAATCAGCTACTCTATCcgttagatgagggtacggaatcggccgagtttaGACGGATGGTATCAATATTGAAAActtaggaaatatttttttttctttcccgaAATGGAGAAATGTTGCTCATCTTCAATCCCTAAACCAGCTGATTTATTATTATCTTACTTATATTTACCTTTGAGTTTCTTTAACACACGCTTTTAGGTAACTAAGGTTGGCAAGATGGCTCTTTTTGACCTTTTTACTCTTTCCAAGgacatttttaatttcttcatatagtttcttttgtttatctGGATTCTGCGCTAAATCACACAATAAAAAGGCAATGGTGTTTGCAGTCTGTAAAAAGAGaaacaatgaattaaaataaagcccttttaaaaagtaaaatcacaaacatactgaactccgaggaaaattcaatcggaaagtccctaatcacatggcaaaatcaaatgacaaaacacatcaaacgaatggacaacaactgtcatattcttgattggtacaggcattttcaaatgtagaaaatggtggcttgAACCTGGATTTATAACGTTAAACATCTCACTTTTACaatagtctcatcaaattctaATATAACTAAGCAGGCATTTTTAAGTTTATTAAAAGCGATACCGAACTTGGTAATTTAATATTGAGATTCCGTTGTCAACATGAAACACAGGATTAAACGTCCCTATCAACAAACTATAAAAAGCATGAAGCTATTGAAATAGTTAAAAGAAACACTGATTTGTCTTTCGTTTACCATAACTACTTATAACTTCTGTCACGTTTGGTAAGTACCGAGTAAAAAGCAGTTATATATTTTTGCATTGGTCAATATGCGTTTGCATGGATCTTCGAAAAGCTAACATATTGAGCCCTGCtaataaaatcttaaattatcCTTTTCACAAAACGACTTATCCGTTCTTAAATTTCACAGAAGTGATAATTGTTTTGCTCTGTGTCCACACTGTGACTTTGaaatgaaaaacagcaataaaagcgcGGTTCCTTTGCTGCTTGTGGTTATTTTTTATGCATGTTCtgttttttattatcattatctTCATCAGTACACATATAATTCGTACTGGCGGtcatcaatataattaaatgttaattcaaaacatttatgTCACAAACTGCATTTTAACTAgtactattatattatatattaaaaaagaggTGAGAAtgatattgccaatgagacaactgtcagcAATTAtagaccaaatggcacagaaattaacaactataataggtcatcgtacggccttcaactatgaacaaaatctatataacatagtcagctataaaagatacATTTGTATAACTTAAAGTTTCTATGCATATTGACTGTTTTTAAATTGGAAATAAAAGGATAAGGTTAAAAAATAAGTTAGAAACCAGTTGGGAACCAAATAACAGTTTTTCCTATTCTTATTAATCATAAAAATATTGACATTTTAGATGCCATCGTCGTTATACCCGAAATTATTACTTTATTGAAACAAATACAATTGCAATCGGTAATTCTTGACCTTTGACACTTACCGAATCAATTCCTGCTCCTATCAAGTCTAATATTATCACGCTGACTTGTTCATCGGTAACTCTATGATCAGACAAGAGAGAATGAAGAAAATTTGGTTCTTTCTCCAGATATTCTTCTAATTTTCCTTCCCGTTCTAGTTTCATCAGCTTTTGTTTCTGTGACTTTATTTCTCGCTCTGCTAATCTGTTAACAAATTTCTAAGAACTATTAAGGTGGTTCATAACACTAGAGGGAGATAACtttgtaaaaatcagttgaacgTTTTCATCACgttctattgttaaggaaatattaaacttatcaatgttcaaaataaatccttgtcaaactactatataaccaatattttttttccatagaCTATGTAGTTCAAATGTaatttgtcaaagggtcaaagtaaatattttgtcaaaattttatgaaaacttaTCAAGCCAAataaatttaaggtggtacctaacactacagggagataactctgtaaaatcagctaaacgttttaatttaaATAGATGAATAAACTAAAACATTcacatttaaattatattttccccagaattttgaaaaacattaaCCCATCTTTTAACATTCTATAAATCATGAAAGTTTCAGTGAATGTTGTATCGACGTTTTGTTGAGCACGCATCGagacaaaatatatcaaattcagCCATTTAGTTATATTATTCACTTATTATCCGTTTTTTTCTCTACTTCTGTTGCCTTATATCGAATATAGTCTTTAAATCAACAAGCTATTGTCCGTGTTCTTAGATAAGAGCACATTGTCGGTCACGTGTTAGAAGCAGAAGACACGTGCGGACGATAAGCGTAAATCAATGCGTGATTACAATAATACTAATGATTTCTAAtggatctgtttttttttactttatataacATGTAATTAGTAACCATAAAAATAAATGCTACTATGTATTTagatagatgtaggaagatgtggtgtgagtgccaatattaatgagacaactctccatccaaataacaatttaaaaaaagtaaaccattatattaagtcaatgtacggtctcaacacggagccttggctcacatcgaacaacaagctataaaggtccccaaaattactagtgtaaatccattcaaacgggaaaaccaacggtttaatctattatataaaataaaaaaaacgagaaacgagaaacacgtattaaTCATTAgtaaatattatacatgttagtGATAAATGTATCGGACACGATTTATTTTGTTCGCAATTATTTGCAATTGCTTTTATTCTGTGGGAAATTCTTTGCTAACATAGACGAGGCATCCCGTGGACTTTTTTTAATATTACGCAAGTCAGAAATATCACAAATTTAGAGACATAAATTATGTAATGTTTCTCCAAAAAGTCCCTCAAAATAAAAACTAGAATAATAGTAAACATACAAAGAATAGATCAAAAcgatcaaaaagttaaaaaaaaaaatagagaaaaatgttttaaaagtttaaaaaaggggaaaatgatcaaaacattacagaaaagaaaaaaaatggtaaaaaaagagAGAGAGATAAAGAATGCAAAAAACACGGTCAAGAAAGTTAAAGAATAGCAAAATggtaaaaaaagtaataaaatagagaaaaattgtCAACTACGTGAAGAATAAATAGAGAAAAACGGTAAAAAAAGGAAagtaaaaaatagagaaaaattggCAATAAAgtaaaagcagagaaaactgatCAAAACAGAGGGGGGAACCgatgaaaatgaaagaaatagagaaaaacggtaaaaaaaaagttatagatTAGAGAACAATGGTAAAAACATTTACAGAAAATagaaaatgggtaaaaaaaagTTATAGAAGAGAAAGAAATGGtcaaaaaagataaacaatagagaaaaatggcaaaaaaggTTAAAATATCCAAAACAGACCATCATAGCGCATGTGCAGGTATAAATCTTACCTGTAAATCTTAAGAGTAGACGACTCAAAACGTTTGTAGATTCCTGTGTTGAAGTACTTATATGACTTTATAGGCAGGAAAAAAGCTTGATGGAAACTAGTAAGCATTTCCTGAAGATTTGTGTAGAAATCGAAGTCACTTGTACCATCGAGGTAGCCAAGGCGTTTGTTGAAACACAACATACCAATACCTAATAATGTATTAAAGCAACATTTTACACTCAATGTTTTAAATGCATGATGAAACTGGAGTTTATAGATAAAGAATAGAACATGTCAGGTTGCTACGTATCACACTGAAACGCTGCATGTTGCCCCATACAAATGTGTATTTGAAAACATCTTTAACGAGTATTCCCGGATTAGGCGTTGTTATTTCCACTGCTTTTTCCGTATTTTTTAGTAAAATGCTTTTATATTATTCCTaatttgcttttgttttattatttgaataaaaggcaATATATTTTTAGATAACTTATAGTTTGAGTCCCATTTTGATTATTGTTAAAAACCGCCGGTGAATAACATTAATTTGATCTCTCGGTCCTTTCCAGGTTAATAGAATTCTCTGCAGGAggcagcttgatacgaccgcagaggtcgaaccatGCACAGTTGGAGCAGGTATAGACACTTCGTTCAAGCTTATAACAGCTCTTaatttgaaatttggtttaaaatttgtcatagcatatgtttctgacacagaatgaatgtggtcaaagaactggaaaatttgaaattagacgattaccttttatggtccaatataGTGCAAAAAATTGCGATTgcacaaaaataaaaagatatggtgTTGTTGTCAATAAGCCAACTCTGCACCAAAGATCCAAATAACTATCCAACTAACGTTAGCAACTACAGACgtctttttctttcatttttcgtTTGCATTTCAATTTTTCGTTATAAAGCAAAACTGAACTTATATTCATATCTAAACTTACTTTCACTTGTGTAGTTTGTAAGTTCTTTATGGAGATCATTAATCATTTGTGTTTTACGTAGCTGATCTACAAAATCGTCTGCCACAGTTTCTATTAAAGGGACATAATTCGCCACAATTGCCGGCCGTAAAATCTTTTCTTGCGTCGAACGGCGCATCTTCATCCACTCTTCTCCCTGCCTAACAAAAAAGTACgttacatttaaaatttaactgcaaatgtaaatatttttctaTTACCAATAAACATATTGTTTTATAGAATTTTAGAACAAAAATTCAAACAACATAACAAacatatggtcttcaacaaatgGGGTACAAGTGATCTTACACCGTGATAAGCTAGCTACATAACCCCAATCTAAAAGCGTTGTGAACTAAAGATTTGCCGCTAGCATGGAACTATAATATAAATGGTAAAAACACAAGATATTTCCTTGTTCCGTGTTGGTGTGAATGTATAGTATTTGGTCTTATTGAACTTCGAATATGATTGACCAGGAGATATCAAATCTTATTCTTTAATATCCATTTTTGCTCTACAATCTTCAGATGAATTTCACACATCTTTTTCTTCTCCAAACATTTTGCCTACAGTCGTTTCTAATTAAAGAAATGCACCTATGTGCTTTGTAAAGCTTTGCATAAAAAGTATATTACAAATAACAAATATTGTTGATTACAatctctatgtatttttttttttctaaaatattctgAATGACAGAGTGAAGCGACTCACCAATATATTGCCGTCGCAATCTTCTCGCCTTTTACTCTTCTCCCAACAATTATACACCTGAGGGAGTCGATCGAATCAGAGACTTCAATCTCCATTCAAatgactcatttttttttaaatttcgtcaCAACAGATATTTGTGGAACATATCACTTAACAATAAGGCCAATGTGTGTATGTTAGTGGAACGTAAGACTGCCAAGCAATGTCGAAACAAGTCCGATAAATAACGAAAATTAACACTTACAGTAGAACTACTCCTTTTGGGATGTtgtttcttttgaaaaatgtttctGGTAATTTCATCTGTGTTTTAGCATGTTCTTTATATTGAGCTTGGAAAACAGTTTTAGCGTAATCTGGATGGAACACATAAACCATGGACGACGTTCCGGTTTTCAGTTTGACGATATCCCCATATTTGTCTCGTAAATTACACAAAAGCTCTGGCATGTCACTTGGAGTGTAATTGgctaaaaatatatgtaaaaatattgataatggGAACTTAAACAGAAAGAACATAATTAGGAAACTAAGATTAATAAATGCATTGTGAGTGTCACGTTTTTTGCGCGGGAATAAATTCATGCATAACATGTATATTTCTAATAAGAatattgttttgttaaacattacTTATTTTTGTTCCAAATGTGTTTTATGGATATGCGtcgttgttttgttatttttgctTTCAGATAGTCGGATTCAAGTAAACAATATGGCTGCCCCAAGCTGCATGTGCACAGTTATCTCCGAATATATGAAACAGAAACCACCCCGTAGCTAGCATGAATATTCTTTTAAGTGAAGTATGTATGGAAGATTATTGTTTTAGAttttgtatgttaaaaatatatttaatttcatgtttaGCGGCACTAGGAGACACATTTCGCAATCTAACCAACTTCTGTTTCCCTTGCCAGTATCAAATTATTATCTCCATAACCAACCTAATTGGACTATTATTTATATTGTTGtcgctctaaatatgcatgacaaATTGACCTGTATGTTATGAAAACATCGCTAATTCAAAATCAATCATGTATTGTTTCCGATAAAGAATCTCTTCAAGGACGATAAAAAGggtaaaaatcatttaaaacatacatgcaaatttaaaaaaaaaaaacaaactacataTTCTTATTAAAGGTAAGTGTTACATGAATATGTATATCTTAAATGTtctcgttctgaatatgcatttTAATTTGCCATTTGGATCAACATTGTCTTTTTATTGAAAACCTGCTGCGAGCGCTTAAAACCAAAATAACATAATGCTCTTCTTATGATTCGCCGTTGACgccctcttttggggagattgcATAATAACAGAGACAATGCATTATATGTTTCGATATACATGTAATGATTATATCTTTCAACTTAACAGTATCAAATAACCAACAGactgaatgaaaaattatacgtGATGCAATTTATCCGTGGGAAAAAATACAGGGCCAAAGTATGTTCTATATCTTTATATTACTATTACcatcatatctttttttaaatatttgtatcgCGTGATGTTCATATGTTACTTAAACACCCAAAATACTCACTAAAAGGTTTAAATTGTAAGGCGATTCCTAGAAATGGTATATTGTATATTCCTTTTGGACCAGGGATATCGCTGAAAGGTTTAATGTCGTCTGTTGCGGGAATTGTCTCGCAGTGGTGTTCATTCATCATGGCGGCTGCCGCATGCTCACATATACATCTCTTTACTAGAACCCTGTAGTTATTGCACTGTAGTAAATCTCTTGTAATTCTCTTTGATAAAGCCAttgctgaaaataaaaaaaaagtatatattataGGTAACTATCGCTTTCTCCGCTAATAAAGGATGGCCGATTTTATATAGCTTAGTGTACTAAATATGGCGTTAGACACCAACACAccatcaatcaactaatcaatatATTATCGGTATTCTAAATTTTAAGTGGAAAACAAAACCCAAGACGTAGGATTTGACTAAAAGTGTGTGTGGGAGAAATGAAAGTTTAAAGCTTTTTTGTTCTCTTcaatagatgttttttttttctaagaacTGAAGGACAACATAGTTCAGCGCGCGCAGACATCCCTTTTCCGTCCCAACTTTTAAAATGCCATTCACTCCTACGTCAGTAAATACCAATGATAATAGTAGTAGACTTGAAAGTTCATTCATGAAATTAAATGCATACCATGATGTTTCAGCCTCAATAACCTGAATAATGGTTGTGGAACACTTCCAGCGACTATCTCTCAGATTATTGACTACAGAATTCATTGAAAATCTCCATTCCATAAAGAatgttgtatttttgtttttggcaattttattttattaagaagGGTCGCATGCCTTGTTTGGAATACTAAAAAGAGTATTGACAAAAGTGCCGAGTTCAACGATCAACAAAAAGGGGAGGTcaacacaacataacaaaataaaacgCTCGATTATATCAACATACGAAACAAAGGATTACAACTTACTCAGCGTGTGACTTTCTGGTCCAACTTTTTTTCGatgttaattattatttataaaaatatgaattaaattatattaaaaacctGCTGACATAACATTTTTAACTCCTACAACCTATAAAAACTAGACGATTTCAACAATCCATAGTACTTACCGTGATACTATGGCGTGCattgatatttaaaattgaaatctgTCGAGtcagcattttgaaaataattaaaaaccaattcttcagagaacaattgaaggtctttccacctcgataataagaatgaaatttaaaaaacgatgttagaaaatgacACTCCGTGTTGATGTTATgtggtaaatcaaactgat is from Mytilus galloprovincialis chromosome 6, xbMytGall1.hap1.1, whole genome shotgun sequence and encodes:
- the LOC143079385 gene encoding putative cytochrome P450 CYP44; translation: MALSKRITRDLLQCNNYRVLVKRCICEHAAAAMMNEHHCETIPATDDIKPFSDIPGPKGIYNIPFLGIALQFKPFTNYTPSDMPELLCNLRDKYGDIVKLKTGTSSMVYVFHPDYAKTVFQAQYKEHAKTQMKLPETFFKRNNIPKGVVLLQGEEWMKMRRSTQEKILRPAIVANYVPLIETVADDFVDQLRKTQMINDLHKELTNYTSESIGMLCFNKRLGYLDGTSDFDFYTNLQEMLTSFHQAFFLPIKSYKYFNTGIYKRFESSTLKIYRLAEREIKSQKQKLMKLEREGKLEEYLEKEPNFLHSLLSDHRVTDEQVSVIILDLIGAGIDSTANTIAFLLCDLAQNPDKQKKLYEEIKNVLGKSKKVKKSHLANLSYLKACVKETQRKRFPVFIGAQRILEHDLVLGGYRIPKQTAVAINNDAMSVDERFYPRPKEFIPERWLRSSDEDVTMGRNHPFGMKPFGFGQRSCLGQRFAENEIYICILKLIQNFEVLLPANVTDIPTVKRTFITPDAEIKLFLKERPEPVV